A stretch of DNA from Mesorhizobium onobrychidis:
TCTCCGGTATACGGATCGGTTGTAGTGCAGGCACTCACGAGCACAGCCGTCGCCACGACGACGAGCACAGTCTTTTTCATTTGGTAGTCCCTCTCCAGTCCGCGGTCCCACCGGTGGCGCGCCGCATCAGCCCTTCCGTTGCATCGGCCCGAAAATCATCGATTTTCGGAAAGCACGATGCATAAATTCAAAGTCTTAGAGCGTACTTTGTGCGTCCAAGTGGACGCACGTCGCTCTAATGTCTTGTAACATGAAATGCGGCGAAAAACGGAACGGGAAAAGCGGCTGGCTATGGCTTTTCCCGGTCAATTGCACGGCCGCGGTATTGCGCAATTCTGATCGGCTACCAGAGATTATCGGCTACCAGAGATTCTTGCCGTCGATGACGACGAGCTCGACCTGATCGAGGTCGAAATCGTCGAACAGGCGCGAATTAACGCTGATTTTCGGATTGTCGAAATCCGGCTTGCCGGTCGACCAGTCCGGCGTTTCGGTGAAGGTGCCGCAGCCGCAGGTGGCGCAGAAACCGTGTTTGATCGTTTTCGAGCCCCACCGGTAGAAGGAGACATTCTTGAGCGGGCTGGTGAGCTTGAATTGCGACGGGGTGTAGTAGGCCCACAACGAGCCGCGTTTCGAGCAGAAGGAGCAGGTGCATTGCGTCACGGTTAGCGGCGCTTCCGAAACTTCGAACGTCGTAGCCCTGCAATGGCAGCTTGCCTTTATGGTCATGAACGCCTCCTCACGATTGCCTGCCGCCCGCGCGGCAAGGCAACATAAGGAGACACTCCTGACAACCGTCTATCAGCAGACTCGCTTGCCTGCGTCGGACGCGTGGCGCGCTTCAATCTTTTTGATGCATGTCGTTATCCCAAAACCGCTGCGCACCATCGGGCCAGGCTCTGGGTCAAGCCCTTGGGGCAAGCTTTTGGGCGAGATGCATTAAAACGACGACGGTGGCACGAACAGGCAGATGGTCTTTCCATCATTGGCGCCGGCGACCGAGCACCAGTGATATTCGCCATCGGGCGAATTCTTGATCCGCGCATCGCTGTAGGACACGACCTCGCCTGTCCCCTTGATGACATAGCCCTCCGGACGCTCGCTGATCGACGTCTGCGAGACCGCGCGGCAATCATAGCCAGAACAACAGGAGAATGGGTAACTCCACCCTTGCGGCCTCGCCGCAGTCGGCGTGGCGTCGTGCGCCAAAGCGGGTGCTGCAAATAGAATGGTGGCGGCCGTCAGAGCCACCACCGCAATGATTGAATTCAGGAGGCGGCGCGCCGTGTTGACGGCTGAGGCCGGTCGGGCTGTGAAAGCAGGCATGGGCGCAATTCCTATCACCGAGTTATCAAGCGTTTCGCTTGCCCGTTCTTGGAACGTATCTTCCCAGTGGCCGGCTCGTCAGGTCGCAGATACGCCGCGTCCGGCCATAAATGCTTTTTCCCCCAGTCTTCGGATGCTGGGCTGATTCCTTTGTTGGCGCAAGAAATTGCTGTGCAAACCGAGCGCCGACATCTGCAGCCGGAACCAGCCTGCCGGGGCTAACGAGAGTGACTTCATCAACCCCGGCAGATGGGATCGCAGATAACGAGATTTGGCTCGCAGTGGTTCCGGGCCAAGCGCCGGCAGGCCTGCAACATCTAGCCCGAAGTTAGAAGTCGTTGTGGAAAATTTGATGAAAAAACAAAGCCATAAAGCGACCGCTCAATTAGAGTGAGAGCCTGTTACTCTAGCGTGATGTTCCTGCTGCTTTGTTGTAGGGCTTCAGTCGATATCGGCGACCACTTCGCCGGCGCCACCCTCGATGCGCTGCGACAGCGAGGCCTCCATGAAATCGTCGAGGTCGCCGTCCAGCACGCTCGACGGGCTTGTACTCTCGACGCCAGTGCGCAGATCCTTCACCAGCTGATAGGGCTGCAGAACGTAGGAGCGGATCTGGTGGCCCCAGCCGATATCGCTCTTCGACGCTTCAGTGGCGTTCGCCACCGCCTCGCGCTTCTTCAGCTCTTCCTCGTAGAGCCGCGAGCGCAGCATCTCCCAGGCCTTCGCCTTGTTCTTGTGCTGGGAGCGCTCGGCCTGACAGGCGACCGCGATGCCGGTGGCGAGATGGGTGATGCGGACCGCCGAATCGGTGGTGTTGACGTGCTGGCCGCCCGATCCGGACGAACGATAGGTGTCGATGCGGACATCCGATTCGGAAACGTCGATCTCGATCGTATCGTCGATCACCGGATAGACCCAGACGCTGGCGAAGGACGTGTGGCGGCGCGCATTGCTGTCATAGGGCGAAATACGCACGAGACGGTGAACGCCGGATTCCGTCTTCAGCCAACCATAGGCATTGTGGCCCTTGATCAGCAGCGTAGCGGACTTGATGCCGGCCTCTTCGCCGTCATGCACTTCCAGCACCTCGACCTTGAAGCGCCGCCGCTCGGCCCAACGCGTGTACATGCGCAGAAGCATCGAGGCCCAGTCCTGGCTTTCGGTGCC
This window harbors:
- the prfB gene encoding peptide chain release factor 2 (programmed frameshift); translation: MRAETQNIVDEIRQAITLLRRHFDWDQAIKRLEYLNVRAEDSSLWNEPLEAQKLMRERQGLEEGITAVKGLTQALEDNIGLIELGEEEGDESVIAEAEAAIRSMRGEAKARQIETLLSGEADANDSYLEVHAGAGGTESQDWASMLLRMYTRWAERRRFKVEVLEVHDGEEAGIKSATLLIKGHNAYGWLKTESGVHRLVRISPYDSNARRHTSFASVWVYPVIDDTIEIDVSESDVRIDTYRSSGSGGQHVNTTDSAVRITHLATGIAVACQAERSQHKNKAKAWEMLRSRLYEEELKKREAVANATEASKSDIGWGHQIRSYVLQPYQLVKDLRTGVESTSPSSVLDGDLDDFMEASLSQRIEGGAGEVVADID
- a CDS encoding GFA family protein — encoded protein: MTIKASCHCRATTFEVSEAPLTVTQCTCSFCSKRGSLWAYYTPSQFKLTSPLKNVSFYRWGSKTIKHGFCATCGCGTFTETPDWSTGKPDFDNPKISVNSRLFDDFDLDQVELVVIDGKNLW